The Maridesulfovibrio sp. genomic sequence AAAGCATGCTACTGGATAACCATATCCGTAAAATATACTTGTAAAACCTTTGACCCACCCAGAATCTGATTCAAGCGATCCACAATTTCCTTTTTAAGGAGAATCTTGCTCTCCATTGTGGAAAGATCCTGATATGTCTTGCTGGAAAGCAGCAGGATAAGCGTATCTTTAACCATAGGTTCTTTCTTGGAAAGCTCGGCCACAGTTTCTTCACTGACAACCTCGACGTCTATTCCAAGCTTAAGATACCTGCGCCCTAGAGGATCGGCAAGGTTGACCACAAAAGTGGGCAGGGTAACTGTAAAACCGTCACCGGGCAGAGTACCTGGATCTTCGCCCTCGGCAGCCTGTTCTTCCTTCGGTTCTTCAACGGCGTCATCAGGCTGGGCAGCAAAAAATTTCTGGTAAGCGAAAAATCCGCCACCACCGAGTGCGCCCAGAAGCAGGATAAGAATTATCCACTTTATAGCTCCGCCCTTTTTTTTCGGTTCCTGACCACTGTCTTCGGCCATGACACATCCTTTTTAGCTTAATACCCACCCATAGGTGGAGTAGTCTTAATCAAAATTTCAACCCGCCTGTTCTGAGCGCGCCCTTCCGGTGTTGTATTGCTGAACATGGGAAAAGTAGGCCCGCAGGCGGAAACAGTAAGGCGATTATTCTTTATGCCCTGTTCCACAAAATATGTCAGCACGGACATTGCCCGCTCACCGGACAGCTGAAAATTAGACCGGCTCATGCCGCCCACATCATCAGTATAGCCGGCAATGTTTACATCCGCAGCACCAAGATAATCAAGCACCGGAACGAACTGGTAAAGCAGGATTTTTGCCCTCTCGTCAAGTTCCGACCGACCCATAGGAAACAATAGCTTGTCCGTAAGTACAAGGGCAACCCCCTCCGGTTTGGCCAGAACTTTCAAGTTTTCATCAAGTGTGGCCCGGTCCATATCCGGGGGGAGGACATCGTCCGGGAAAAGCAGGTCCTTGATACGGTTCTGCTTTTCCAACACTTCCCAAGGCCTTTCAAGGAACTCACTGACCAGTTTGACCTTGGCAGTAACCCTTCCGGACCCGCGTTTATCAAGGAATCCCAATTCCGCAGGCATAATGGTTACCCTGGTAATAAAACTCTGGTCCATTGACGCCATACTTAGCAAGAGCACAAAAAAAGTCAAAAGCAGGGTCACCAGATCAGAAAAAGTGACCAGCCAGCCTCCGCCCGGATCCGGCGGCTTTTTTACTTTATCGCGCCCCATAAATAACCATCACTGCCGCTTGGGCGGTTTTTCGGCATCCCCGATAGGGAAAACAAAATCATCATACTTGAATTTATCATTTTCCTTGCGGGGAGGCTGATATTCCTTGATTTCCTTGGAAACAGCAGCGCTGCGGGTATCAAGAACAAGATCCACCCTGCGGTTCATCCTGCGTCCTTCAGGTGTGGAATTAGGATGCCGGGGCCTGAATTTACCGAATGCCTCTAGCTTGAGCATATCGGGATTCATGCCGTTGCTGATCAGGTAACTGTACACAGCAAGCGACCTGTCCAAAGACAGCTTCCAGGAAATATCAGGAGTCAGGTCCCGGTCTTCCACCCGGTAATCCTCACCCAGTTCATCACGCAGGATGGAAGTATGTCCGGCCACCAGAACAGGATGCTTGACCCGTCTAAGCACCGGCAGCACAGTATCGAGAATACGCGCTCCCTTTATGGATATGTTGGTGCTGTCAGGGGTAAAAAGGACATCGGCACCCACGGAAAGAATCTGTACAAATCTGTTGGATTCAAAACGTAAGTCCTCTTCCGCGAATTCCCAGAGCAACGGCTTGATGGGCTCAAGATCATCCTGCAGTTCCATGGGACCGATCTGAACAGTCTTTCCCGATGGACCGTCGGAAAGAACGTCATACCCCTTGGATCCAAAACCGAAAGTACCGATAATGGAACCGAGAACCACCAGCTTGCGACGCTCGTCAACAACCGACATGCTCACCAGCAAAACAAAAAAGGTGAGCATAAGGGTCATCAAATCACTGAATGTAATCAACCATAACGGTTGGCCTTCAGCTTCTGGCGGCTTCTTCTTCCTACCCATTCATCCCCCGTTTTCAACGACCTTTAATCAGTGATCTTACGTATTTTCGGAGGCAAAAAGCTGTTCAGCTTCTCCTCAATAATCTTGGGGTTTTCACCTTTGGAAATGGAAATAATGCCTTCCATGACCATTTCCCGCAGCAGAATTTCTTCCTTGCTGCGGGTTTTCAGTTTTCCCGACATGGGCGTAAAAACGAGGTTCGCAAAAATAGCACCATAGAGGGTGGTCAGCAGGGCAACCGCCATAGCCGGGCCGATGGTACTGGGATCACTCATGGTCTGAAGCATCTGCACCAGTCCGATAACAGTACCGATCATGCCCATAGCCGGGGCAAAGTCGGCAAAAACCTTCAGGATTTCAGCCCCGGTCTCATGCCTGTTCTCAAGGTACTGGATTTCGGTTTCCAGAATTTCCTGAATTACCTGCGGCTCAAGGCCGTCAACAGTCAGTTGTAAGCCTTTACGCAGGAAGTCGTCTTCAATTGATTTCAGGGCCGGCTCAAGGGAAAGGATACCTTCGCGGCGGGCACGGTTGGCGAAATCCATGAACTTATCGATGATCTCCGCCGGGGATTCAAGATTGGAAAAAAAGGTCTTTTTAATAATCCCGACAACACCGAGTACATGGCCCATGGGATAGTTGACCAGCGAAGCCCCGATGGTTCCGCCGATAACGATCAGTACGGACGGAACGGAAATAAAAATCCCAAGCGGACTTCCGACCAGAATAGCCGCAAGAACAAGTCCGAACGAAAGAACTATTCCTATTACTGTACCCAGATCCATTAAATCCGCCTGTGGGGTGTTTAAATTTTAATAACCCGGTCTGGTGCCGAAAATTTTCGTACCAACCCTGATCATGGTCGATCCTTCCTCAATAGCCACCCGGAAATCACCGGTCATACCCATAGAGAGTTCCGGAAGCTTGATCCCGAAAAGCTTTTCCATGCCTTCGGAAAGCATACGCAGCCTTGCGAAGTAAGGTCTTGCGCCTTCCGGATCACCGAAGAACGGCGGCAGGCACATCAGCCCGGTCAACTTGAGATTTTCATATCCCAAAATCTCTTCAACCAGAGCCGGAAGAGCTTCCTCGCTGACCCCGCTCTTCTGCTCCTCACCGGCAGTATTGACCTGAATGAGGATGTTCTGGACTACTTCCAGATCTTCAGCCTTCTTGTTCAGCAACCCGGCCAGCTTGGAAGAATCAACACTGTGGATTGCGCAGAAATTTCCAGCCACCAGCTTAGCTTTTTTCGACTGCAGACCGCCGATAAAATGCCAGTCTATATCCAGCCCGGCCAGCTCTTCCTGTTTAGCCAAAGCTTCCTGAACATAGGATTCACCAAAGCAACGATGGCCTGCCTTGTACAAAATCTCAATATCAGAAGCTGCATGAAGCTTGGAGACCGCCATTACTGCCACTTCCCCAAGCTTACGCCCGGACCGCAGGCAGGCCTGAGCCACTTCTTCCTTAACCTCTGAAATATTTTCAATAAGTTCTTTTTCCCTGTTACTCATCTTCTGACTGCCCTTTCATGCAGCTCCATAAAATAAAATTCGGTTGTTTATATAAATTTCTTTAATAAAAAGAAAATAAAAGAACAAGATTTCACAGAAATAACTATTCGCCGAGTCCAAGAGAACGCAGAAATCCCACATCCTCGGTCCAACCTTCACGGACTTTAACCCAGAGCTCAAGCATTACCTTCATCTCGAGCATTTCTTCCAGCTCACGTCTGGCCTGAGAACCGATTTTTTTCAAATTCTGCCCACCCTTACCGATGATCATGCCTTTATGGTTTTTCTTGGTGGTGTAAATAATGGCCCCGATATTAACAAGATTGCGCTCCGTTTCTTCGGTCCAGAATTCGATCTCCACCGCAGTGGAATAAGGCAATTCCTGCTGCAGGCTCATGAAAAGCTTTTCGCGCACGGTTTCTGCAGCCATAAAACGCATGGGAACGGTGGAAACCTGATCTTCCGGAAACATGGGCGGCCCTTCGGGCAGAGTCTCAATGATCTTTTCCAGCAGTACGTCCGCACCTTCACCCTTTAAAGCAGAAACAGGAATGAATTCAGCTTCAGGCCACATTTCCTGTGCCTTTTCCATAACCGGGAGCAGCTTGGCCTTGTCTTTGACCTTATCCACTTTATTCACTGCCACAAACAGTTTTTTACGGGACTGGTTTACAGGCTTGACCACCGGGGCCAGATCTTTTTCCATCAGGTGAGGCTTGGCCGCATAGAGTGCCGCATCAAAAAGGACCACGATGGCATCGGCGTTACCCAGAGCTTCCCATGCAGAATCAAGCAGGAAACGGTTCATTTTACCGCGCATGCGGTGGATACCCGGAGTATCCAGAAAAACAACCTGCGAATTTTCATCGCTTAATATACCACTGATCCGGTTACGGGTGGTCTGGGGTTTAGGTGAAACAATAGCTACCTTCTGACCAAGATAGTGGTTCATGAGCGTGGATTTACCGGCATTGGGAGGGCCGATCAGCGCCACCCAGCCAAATTTATATTCAGACATTTTTTTACCTCTTTAAAATGTGCCATTCAGGCCTATGGCGGTTTAAACCTTTTAGTAAGCTGTCGCTACGGCTTTCGAACATTCATCCGTCAACCGCCGAGAGCAAAATACACGAAAATCGGTTACTAGGCCAATTCCAAAAAAACAGCTCCCTGAAAAGGGCCTGTTGAACGTTAAAAGACCTTTCCAATTAAACCTTGGAAAGGTCTTTTTGATCTATTACTCAACTAGAAAATGTATAGACTTTTTCTAGTTTCACGTGAAACCGGGCAGTTAGCAGAAAAGTATCAAAAACTACTCTTCTTCACCCTGAACATAACCACAGCCTTTCTCCGGACAGGCGATATGTTCGCCCTTGGCGCGGGTAGTTTTTTTGACCAGTACGGGATGTCCACACTTGGGACATGGTCCCTCGATGGGCGGATACCAGACCGCGTAATCACAATCAGGATACTGGTCGCAGGAATAAAAAAGTTTTCCGCGACGAGAGCTTTTTTCCACCAATTCACCTTTGCAGCCTTCCCGGGGGCATTTGACTCCGGTAGAAAAGGGTTTGGCGTGCTTGCAGTCCGGGTAGTTGGAGCAGGCAATAAAGCGGCTTCCGGTACGGGCATGCTTGATGATCAGGTCACCGTCCTCGCAATCGGGACATTTGCCGACAATTTGCGCAGAAGGTGTATCAACAACCTTGATTTTACCGTCATCATCGCGCTCGAAATTCTTGATGTTGCGACAATCCGGGTAGCCTGTACAACCGAGGAATTCACCGCGACTGGAACGCTTGACAGCCATGGCGCTTCCGCATTTTTCGCAGGTAACCCCGGTCTCTTCCGGAGGCTCTTCCTCAAGAACAACGATCTTGCCTTTATCATCCCGAGTGAAGTTTACAATATTTTTACAGTCGGGGTAGTTGGAACAGCCCAGAAACTCCCCGGTCCGTCCGAACTTGATGACCATGGGCGAACCGCACTTATCACAGGTAATCCCGGTATCCTCACCGCCGCGCTTCATTTCTTTGGCAGCGATTTCAAGAGTGGGATAGAAACCGTCCACAAAATTCTTCATCAGCGAGGTCCACTCGATCTTGCCTTCAGCAACATCATCAAGCTGCTTTTCCATGGCAGCGGTGAAGCCTACATCCATAAGCTCCTTGAAATGCTCTGAAAGTTGATCGCTGACCACAAAACCAAGTTCAGTGGGGACGAATTTCTTTTCTTCAAGATTCACGTATCCGCGATCCTGAATAGTAGAAATAATGGATGCGTAGGTTGAAGGACGCCCAATACCCTTTTCTTCCAACTCGCGCACAAGCGAAGCTTCCGAATAGCGGGCAGGCGGCTGGGTAAATTTCTGTTCGCTGTCGATCTTGTCGACCTTGAGCACTTCACCCTTTTCAAGTTTAGGCAGCTCAATGAGTTTTTCATCGCCTGTCTTTCCGGTTACACGCATAAAACCGGGGAAGAGCAGACGCTCACCCTTGGAACGCCAAATGGTATTCTTGGCCTGAATGGTAACCACGGTATCCCAGAAACGGGCCGGAGCCATTTGAGATGCGATAAAGCGGTTCCAGATCAGCTTATAGACTTTAAACTGGTCAGCAGGAAGGAACTGTTTAACGTCTTCAGGCATAATTGAAGCGTCAACCGGACGGATAGCTTCGTGAGCATCCTGAGCACCGCCCTTGGATTTGTAGACCATAGGTTTGGCCGGGTAGAATTCCTTCCCGTATTTTTCAAGAATGACTTCTTTTGCAGCATCACGGGCTTCATTGGCAATACGCACGGAATCGGTACGCATATAGGTAATCAGTGCCGTAGTCCCTTTGTCACCAAGCTCGACACCTTCATAGAGGCGCTGGGCAAGAGTCATGGTCCGCTTGGCGGAATAACCGAGTCTGCGGTTGGCATCCTGCTGCAAAGTGGAAGTAATGTAAGGCGGCAGCGGATTACGTTTGCGTTCCTTTTCAGTAAGATCTGTAATCTCAAAAGGCACGCCTTTGACATTGTTCTGAAGAGCCTCGGCTTCATCAGCGGAACCGATCTCAGCCTTCTTACCGTCGACTTTCCAAAGATCAGCTACAAAGGGAGGAGGATTCTTTCCTTCAACATAGGCCTTAAAAAGCCAGTACTCTTCGGGGATAAAAGCCCGCCGCGCTTTTTCACGCTCCACTACAAGCTTGAGCGCAACGGATTGTACGCGCCCTGCGGAAATGCCCCTTTTTACTTTTTTCCAAAGTATGGGAGAAATTTTGTAACCCACCAGACGGTCCAGAATACGGCGGGCCTGCTGTGAATCAAAGAGCTGTTCATTAAGGGGCTTGGGGTGTTCGAGGGCTTCTTTAACGGCCCTTGCAGTAATTTCGTTGAACTGGATACGGCTGACGTTATCATTCACTTCTTTGATAATAGCCGCCACATGCCAGCCGATGGCCTCCCCTTCACGGTCGGGGTCAGGTGCCAGGAAGACATGATCGGCTTTTGCCGCAGCCTTCTTCAACTTATTGACCACATCCTCTTTACCGGGAATGACCTGATACTGGGGGGTGAAATCACCATCTTCGTCGACTCCAAGCTTGTTCTTTGGCAAGTCACGCACGTGACCTACGGAAGCGGCCACCTGATAATTCTTACCAAGGAACTTACTGATAGTCTTCACCTTTGCCGGGGACTCAACAACAATCAAATCTTTGCTCATAGTTTGCAGCCTATAACCATCAAGTTGACACTATGCAACTATAAAATCCGCCCATCAGAGAGTATTCAAGTTCTCCGAACGGTATTTCCGTTTATTAAAAATTATTTTTAACCAACCAAAAAATCAGGAAGAAATACACTTCTTCAACGCTGATAATTTATCATATAAAATTTTTATGTCATTACCGTCGCGAGCAGCCAGTTCCAGCTCCTTGGCCTTGTCCGTAACTTCCGGCAACCCGAAAGTCCGGGCCGAGCCCGCTACAGCGTGGGCATTCTTGTAAAGCATCTCCAGATCACTTTGCGAACCGTTGTTCTCATAAGCTGCCAGATAACCTTCCAACTCAGCAACACGCCCACCCAATGCGGCAGCATACCTCTTATTAAGCTCAGCCAGCTTTTCGTCAAGTGTAGCCATGTTTATGCCTCCGACTACCTC encodes the following:
- the fliL gene encoding flagellar basal body-associated FliL family protein, whose product is MAEDSGQEPKKKGGAIKWIILILLLGALGGGGFFAYQKFFAAQPDDAVEEPKEEQAAEGEDPGTLPGDGFTVTLPTFVVNLADPLGRRYLKLGIDVEVVSEETVAELSKKEPMVKDTLILLLSSKTYQDLSTMESKILLKKEIVDRLNQILGGSKVLQVYFTDMVIQ
- a CDS encoding OmpA family protein — encoded protein: MGRDKVKKPPDPGGGWLVTFSDLVTLLLTFFVLLLSMASMDQSFITRVTIMPAELGFLDKRGSGRVTAKVKLVSEFLERPWEVLEKQNRIKDLLFPDDVLPPDMDRATLDENLKVLAKPEGVALVLTDKLLFPMGRSELDERAKILLYQFVPVLDYLGAADVNIAGYTDDVGGMSRSNFQLSGERAMSVLTYFVEQGIKNNRLTVSACGPTFPMFSNTTPEGRAQNRRVEILIKTTPPMGGY
- a CDS encoding flagellar motor protein MotB, translating into MGRKKKPPEAEGQPLWLITFSDLMTLMLTFFVLLVSMSVVDERRKLVVLGSIIGTFGFGSKGYDVLSDGPSGKTVQIGPMELQDDLEPIKPLLWEFAEEDLRFESNRFVQILSVGADVLFTPDSTNISIKGARILDTVLPVLRRVKHPVLVAGHTSILRDELGEDYRVEDRDLTPDISWKLSLDRSLAVYSYLISNGMNPDMLKLEAFGKFRPRHPNSTPEGRRMNRRVDLVLDTRSAAVSKEIKEYQPPRKENDKFKYDDFVFPIGDAEKPPKRQ
- a CDS encoding MotA/TolQ/ExbB proton channel family protein, which translates into the protein MDLGTVIGIVLSFGLVLAAILVGSPLGIFISVPSVLIVIGGTIGASLVNYPMGHVLGVVGIIKKTFFSNLESPAEIIDKFMDFANRARREGILSLEPALKSIEDDFLRKGLQLTVDGLEPQVIQEILETEIQYLENRHETGAEILKVFADFAPAMGMIGTVIGLVQMLQTMSDPSTIGPAMAVALLTTLYGAIFANLVFTPMSGKLKTRSKEEILLREMVMEGIISISKGENPKIIEEKLNSFLPPKIRKITD
- a CDS encoding YggS family pyridoxal phosphate-dependent enzyme translates to MSNREKELIENISEVKEEVAQACLRSGRKLGEVAVMAVSKLHAASDIEILYKAGHRCFGESYVQEALAKQEELAGLDIDWHFIGGLQSKKAKLVAGNFCAIHSVDSSKLAGLLNKKAEDLEVVQNILIQVNTAGEEQKSGVSEEALPALVEEILGYENLKLTGLMCLPPFFGDPEGARPYFARLRMLSEGMEKLFGIKLPELSMGMTGDFRVAIEEGSTMIRVGTKIFGTRPGY
- the era gene encoding GTPase Era, with product MSEYKFGWVALIGPPNAGKSTLMNHYLGQKVAIVSPKPQTTRNRISGILSDENSQVVFLDTPGIHRMRGKMNRFLLDSAWEALGNADAIVVLFDAALYAAKPHLMEKDLAPVVKPVNQSRKKLFVAVNKVDKVKDKAKLLPVMEKAQEMWPEAEFIPVSALKGEGADVLLEKIIETLPEGPPMFPEDQVSTVPMRFMAAETVREKLFMSLQQELPYSTAVEIEFWTEETERNLVNIGAIIYTTKKNHKGMIIGKGGQNLKKIGSQARRELEEMLEMKVMLELWVKVREGWTEDVGFLRSLGLGE
- the topA gene encoding type I DNA topoisomerase, producing MSKDLIVVESPAKVKTISKFLGKNYQVAASVGHVRDLPKNKLGVDEDGDFTPQYQVIPGKEDVVNKLKKAAAKADHVFLAPDPDREGEAIGWHVAAIIKEVNDNVSRIQFNEITARAVKEALEHPKPLNEQLFDSQQARRILDRLVGYKISPILWKKVKRGISAGRVQSVALKLVVEREKARRAFIPEEYWLFKAYVEGKNPPPFVADLWKVDGKKAEIGSADEAEALQNNVKGVPFEITDLTEKERKRNPLPPYITSTLQQDANRRLGYSAKRTMTLAQRLYEGVELGDKGTTALITYMRTDSVRIANEARDAAKEVILEKYGKEFYPAKPMVYKSKGGAQDAHEAIRPVDASIMPEDVKQFLPADQFKVYKLIWNRFIASQMAPARFWDTVVTIQAKNTIWRSKGERLLFPGFMRVTGKTGDEKLIELPKLEKGEVLKVDKIDSEQKFTQPPARYSEASLVRELEEKGIGRPSTYASIISTIQDRGYVNLEEKKFVPTELGFVVSDQLSEHFKELMDVGFTAAMEKQLDDVAEGKIEWTSLMKNFVDGFYPTLEIAAKEMKRGGEDTGITCDKCGSPMVIKFGRTGEFLGCSNYPDCKNIVNFTRDDKGKIVVLEEEPPEETGVTCEKCGSAMAVKRSSRGEFLGCTGYPDCRNIKNFERDDDGKIKVVDTPSAQIVGKCPDCEDGDLIIKHARTGSRFIACSNYPDCKHAKPFSTGVKCPREGCKGELVEKSSRRGKLFYSCDQYPDCDYAVWYPPIEGPCPKCGHPVLVKKTTRAKGEHIACPEKGCGYVQGEEE
- a CDS encoding Hpt domain-containing protein, with the protein product MATLDEKLAELNKRYAAALGGRVAELEGYLAAYENNGSQSDLEMLYKNAHAVAGSARTFGLPEVTDKAKELELAARDGNDIKILYDKLSALKKCISS